A genomic stretch from Setaria italica strain Yugu1 chromosome VII, Setaria_italica_v2.0, whole genome shotgun sequence includes:
- the LOC101778462 gene encoding disease resistance protein RPS2: MAEATSCLEPLYKCLESTGMLEAATREVAAFLRVKANWSDLEKARESLRAVRATVRAGVTVEEDKLNVCDPQVQLWLKRVEELQLDLDTLGEDYGNLMKFSCLGQCTQHASRRASIGKHVVEVLDEVNKLKEEGKGFKKFGFKPPPEVVDLLPQIETFGLESMQKQLHDLLEKGESNIIGVWGQGGIGKTTLLRVFNNDLEKKARNYQVVIFIEVSNSETLNTVEIQQTISERLNLPWNESETVEKRAKFLIKALARKRFVVLLDDVRKKFRLEDVGIPNPDTNRQSKLILTSRYQDVCFQMGAQRSLIKMQVLDGDSAWKLFLSKLSTEACEAVSSNSVVREHAEAIFQSCGGLPLALNIIGTAMAGLEGPKDWISVADAIKANMDNFPVVDDMFSQLKYSYDSLTPTQQQCFLYSTLFPEYGSISKEQLVDYWMAEGLLLNDSEKGYQIIRSLISACLLQTSSSTSSKVKMHHVIRHLGLWLASKTDQKFIVQAGMALDSAPSAEKWKEATRISIMSNDIKELSFSPKCRSLTTLLIQNNPNLNKLSWGFFKFMPSLKVLDLSHTAITSLPECETLVALEHLNLSHTLITRLPERLWLLKELRHLDLSVTVALEDTLNNCSKLLKLRVLNLFRSHYGIHDVDDLNLDSLKALMFLGITIYAEDVLKKLNKTSPLAKSTYRLNLKYCREMQSIKISDLNHLVHLEELYVESCYDLNTLVADAELTSSGLEHLTLSVLPSLENVIVAPMPHHFQHIRKLVLSMCHKLKDITWVQKLEMLERLVITHCDGMLKIVEDDNSEEAEALPDHPSGEQEDGTNEWNSDGQSVCKSDSTDGKTRNGFPKLRLIVLTDVKKLRSICKPRDFPSLETIRVEDCPNLRSIPLSSRYNCGKLKQVCGSVEWWEKLEWEDEEGMESKLFIPI; the protein is encoded by the exons ATGGCTGAAGCGACCAGCTGCCTGGAGCCCCTGTACAAATGCCTGGAAAGCACAGGCATGCTCGAAGCGGCGACCCGGGAGGTGGCCGCGTTCCTTCGCGTCAAGGCCAACTGGAGCGACCTCGAGAAGGCCCGGGAGAGCCTGCGGGCCGTCAGGGCGACGGTCAGGGCAGGGGTCACCGTGGAGGAGGACAAGCTGAACGTCTGTGATCCTCAGGTGCAGCTGTGGCTCAAACGTGTCGAGGAGCTGCAGCTGGACCTGGACACTCTCGGTGAGGACTACGGCAACTTGATGAAGTTCTCTTGCCTCGGCCAGTGCACTCAGCATGCTTCTCGCCGGGCATCAATTGGTAAGCATGTTGTCGAGGTGCTAGACGAGGTGAACAAGCTgaaagaggaagggaaggggttcAAGAAATTTGGGTTCAAGCCCCCACCTGAGGTTGTTGACCTCTTACCCCAAATTGAGACTTTTGGGTTGGAGAGCATGCAGAAGCAGCTTCATGATCTGCTTGAGAAGGGAGAATCGAACATAATTGGTGTGTGGGGTCAAGGAGGCATTGGTAAGACAACTCTCCTCCGCGTCTTCAACAACGATCTTGAAAAGAAGGCGCGCAACTATCAG GTTGTTATCTTTATTGAAGTGTCCAATTCAGAGACACTGAACACAGTGGAGATACAGCAGACAATCTCTGAAAGGCTTAATTTGCCATGGAATGAATCAGAGACTGTTGAGAAACGGGCCAAATTCTTGATAAAGGCACTGGCCAGGAAAAGATTTGTAGTGTTGCTTGATGATGTAAGGAAGAAATTCCGGCTGGAGGATGTCGGTATACCAAATCCAGATACCAATAGACAAAGCAAGCTGATCCTAACATCGCGTTACCAAGATGTATGCTTCCAGATGGGTGCACAGAGGAGCCTGATTAAGATGCAGGTTTTGGATGGGGATTCTGCTTGGAAACTATTCTTGAGCAAACTGAGCACTGAAGCTTGTGAGGCAGTCAGTTCCAACAGTGTTGTTAGGGAGCATGCGGAAGCAATATTCCAAAGTTGTGGAGGTCTACCGCTTGCACTCAATATCATTGGGACCGCCATGGCAGGTTTGGAAGGACCAAAGGACTGGATTTCAGTTGCGGATGCTATTAAGGCCAATATGGACAACTTTCCTGTTGTGGATGACATGTTCTCTCAGCTGAAATACAGCTATGACAGTCTCACACCGACCCAACAGCAGTGCTTTCTGTACTCCACTCTTTTCCCAGAGTATGGATCTATCAGCAAGGAACAACTGGTTGACTATTGGATGGCTGAAGGTTTGTTACTCAACGATTCTGAAAAGGGTTATCAGATAATTCGCAGTCTTATTTCAGCATGCTTGTTGCAGACCAGTAGTTCAACGTCGTCAAAGGTAAAAATGCACCATGTAATCAGGCATCTGGGGCTTTGGTTGGCTAGCAAGACAGATCAAAAGTTTATAGTTCAAGCAGGGATGGCTTTGGATAGTGCTCCATCAGCAGAAAAGTGGAAAGAAGCTACAAGGATCTCCATCATGTCCAATGACATCAAAGAACTTTCTTTCTCACCAAAATGCAGAAGCCTCACCACATTGCTGATCCAGAATAACCCAAATCTGAACAAGCTGAGTTGGGGATTTTTCAAATTTATGCCCTCCTTGAAAGTGCTAGATCTTTCTCACACTGCAATAACGTCACTTCCAGAATGTGAAACATTGGTTGCTTTGGAGCATCTCAACTTGTCACATACACTCATCACAAGATTACCTGAGCGGCTGTGGTTATTGAAAGAGTTGAGGCATCTGGATCTGAGTGTGACTGTTGCACTCGAAGATACCTTGAACAATTGCTCCAAGTTACTCAAGCTTCGAGTGCTTAATCTCTTTCGCAGTCACTACGGGATTCATGATGTCGACGACCTGAATCTGGATTCCCTGAAAGCACTAATGTTCCTTGGAATCACTATTTATGCAGAGGACGTGTTGAAGAAACTGAACAAGACTAGTCCTTTGGCAAAGTCAACATATCGCCTGAATCTGAAGTACTGCAGAGAAATGCAGTCGATCAAAATCTCCGATCTCAACCATTTAGTGCACCTTGAGGAGCTGTATGTCGAATCGTGCTATGATCTGAACACACTGGTTGCCGACGCTGAGCTGACGTCTTCAGGCCTGGAGCACCTAACCCTCTCAGTTCTTCCTTCATTGGAGAACGTCATTGTTGCACCAATGCCCCACCATTTTCAGCACATCCGCAAACTGGTCCTTTCGATGTGCCACAAGTTGAAGGACATCACATGGGTCCAAAAACTTGAAATGCTCGAGAGGCTTGTCATAACCCATTGTGATGGGATGCTGAAGATTGTCGAAGACGATAACAGTGAGGAGGCAGAGGCACTGCCAGATCATCCTTCTGGAGAACAGGAAGACGGCACCAATGAGTGGAACAGTGACGGCCAAAGCGTGTGCAAGAGTGATTCAACCGATGGCAAAACACGTAATGGCTTCCCTAAACTGAGATTAATCGTACTGACAGATGTCAAGAAGCTGCGGAGTATTTGCAAGCCGAGAGATTTTCCCAGCCTCGAGACCATCCGGGTGGAGGATTGCCCGAATCTGAGGAGCATCCCGCTGAGCAGCAGGTATAATTGTGGAAAACTGAAGCAGGTGTGCGGTTCAGTTGAGTGGTGGGAGAAACTAGAgtgggaggacgaggagggcaTGGAGAGCAAGCTCTTCATTCCAATCTGA
- the LOC101776705 gene encoding disease resistance protein RPS2, whose translation MPEPMICAALQPICGFINETGVPAATAKRFSSFACIKRNRKLLRKAREDLQAIRKVVQGQVDLETNNLDECDPRVNLWLTRVASVRVDSIDQEYDRLIQSSWLCRSVLGLGKRYHLGKRIVEMLEDIAGLIEEGNQFKTFSSKRLPDFVEERPRTQTFGIKQVLRDLWKSFESTDVSIIGVWGPGGVGKTTLLNNFNNELKACGRDYQVVIMIEVSNSGTLNKTAIQRTITDRLGLPWDDRETEETRARFLMKALSRKRFVILLDDVWNKFQLEDVGIPTPDSDSKSKLILTSRNVDVCYQMGAQQSLIKMEYLEKEAAWELFRSNLSTQAITAIDSSGPNNVVKEYADAIVQSCGGLPLALKVIGSAVAGLTAPKEWILAMQATKHDIKDLDGIPEMFHKLKYSYDKLTPKQQQCFLYCTLFPEYGSIRKDNLVEYWMAEELIPQDPNRGHRIISRLLSACLLESCGSDLEVKMHHIIRHLGLFLAVQQKIVVKAGMSLEKAPPHREWRTARRISLMYNDIRDLGISPECKDLVTLLVQNNPRLDRLSPTFFQSMYSLKVLDLSHTRITELPFCSTLAKLKYLNLSHTFIERLPEEFWMLKKLRHLDLSVTKALKETLDNCSKLYKLRVLNLFRSNYGIRDVNDLNIDSLRELEFLGITIYAEDVLKKLTNTHPLAKSTQRLSLRHCEQMQSIQISDFTHMVQLRELYVESCLDLIQLIADPDKGRASCLEVLTLAKLPALQTILIGSSPHHFRNLLEITVSHCQKLLDITWVLKLDALEKLSICHCHELEQVVQETVNEGNRRGGIEHSTILRSGRINGFSEEQEIHGMVEGANNQHVNGYQNKMENEWIKGMHHVDFPKLRTMVLTDLPKLTAICNPRDFPYLEIIRVEGCPRLTTLPLGQMYDCPKLKQICGSYDWWEKLEWNVKEIMENKYFTPIKDGD comes from the exons ATGCCCGAGCCAATGATCTGTGCTGCTTTGCAGCCAATCTGTGGCTTTATCAACGAAACAGGGGTGCCTGCAGCCACTGCAAAACGCTTCTCATCTTTCGCCTGCATCAAGCGCAACCGCAAACTCCTTAGAAAAGCTAGAGAAGACCTGCAAGCTATTCGGAAGGTGGTTCAGGGACAAGTTGATCTCGAGACCAACAATCTCGATGAGTGTGATCCTCGAGTCAATTTGTGGCTGACAAGGGTAGCCAGTGTCCGAGTTGATTCCATCGACCAAGAATATGATAGATTGATTCAGTCCTCCTGGTTATGCCGTTCAGTTCTGGGCCTTGGAAAACGATATCATCTTGGCAAGCGTATTGTTGAGATGCTAGAGGATATTGCTGGGCTTATCGAGGAAGGGAACCAATTTAAAACGTTTTCATCTAAGCGTTTGCCAGATTTTGTTGAGGAGCGACCACGGACACAAACCTTTGGCATCAAGCAAGTGCTGAGGGATTTGTGGAAATCATTTGAAAGCACTGATGTGAGCATCATTGGAGTGTGGGGTCCAGGTGGCGTTGGGAAGACAACACTCCTTAACAACTTCAATAATGAGCTCAAGGCATGTGGACGGGATTACCAG GTGGTGATCATGATTGAGGTGTCCAACTCTGGAACTCTAAACAAAACAGCAATCCAGCGCACAATCACAGACCGCCTTGGGTTGCCATGGGATGACAGAGAAACAGAGGAAACTCGTGCAAGGTTCTTAATGAAAGCACTGAGCAGAAAAAGGTTTGTGATTTTACTGGATGATGTCTGGAACAAATTCCAACTAGAAGATGTTGGGATACCTACCCCTGATTCCGATAGCAAAAGCAAGCTGATTCTCACATCACGTAATGTGGACGTGTGCTATCAAATGGGAGCTCAACAGAGCTTGATCAAGATGGAGTACCTAGAAAAAGAAGCAGCATGGGAGCTCTTCCGAAGCAATTTGAGCACTCAGGCAATTACAGCCATTGATTCATCTGGCCCCAACAATGTTGTAAAAGAATATGCTGATGCAATTGTCCAAAGCTGTGGTGGTTTGCCACTAGCACTCAAGGTAATAGGGAGCGCTGTGGCAGGGCTAACAGCACCAAAGGAATGGATTTTGGCAATGCAAGCAACCAAGCATGACATCAAGGACTTGGATGGAATACCAGAAATGTTCCATAAGCTGAAATATAGTTATGATAAGCTGACACCGAAGCAGCAGCAGTGCTTCCTGTATTGCACCCTTTTCCCTGAATATGGCTCAATTAGAAAAGATAACCTTGTGGAATACTGGATGGCAGAAGAATTGATACCTCAAGATCCCAACAGAGGCCATCGCATAATTAGTCGCCTGCTCTCGGCATGTTTATTGGAGAGCTGCGGGTCTGATTTAGAGGTGAAAATGCACCACATTATTCGTCATCTGGGATTGTTCCTTGCAGTGCAGCAAAAGATTGTCGTGAAGGCTGGAATGAGCTTGGAGAAGGCACCACCACACAGAGAGTGGAGAACAGCAAGAAGGATATCACTCATGTACAATGACATAAGGGACCTTGGTATATCACCTGAATGCAAGGATCTTGTAACTTTACTGGTCCAGAATAATCCTCGCTTGGATAGGCTGAGTCCGACCTTCTTCCAATCGATGTACTCTTTGAAGGTTCTTGATCTTTCACACACCAGGATTACAGAACTTCCTTTCTGTAGCACATTGGCAAAGCTTAAGTACCTCAATTTGTCTCACACATTCATTGAGAGGCTTCCTGAAGAATTCTGGATGCTAAAAAAACTAAGACATCTAGATTTAAGTGTTACCAAGGCACTGAAAGAGACCTTAGACAACTGTTCCAAGCTATATAAGCTAAGGGTGCTAAACCTCTTCCGAAGCAACTATGGGATTCGTGATGTTAATGACCTGAACATTGATTCCTTAAGGGAACTGGAATTCCTTGGGATCACAATATATGCTGAGGATGTGTTAAAGAAGTTGACAAATACACATCCTCTAGCAAAGTCAACACAACGCCTTAGCCTCAGGCACTGTGAACAAATGCAGTCAATCCAAATATCAGACTTCACACATATGGTGCAACTTCGAGAACTCTATGTTGAATCGTGTCTTGACTTGATACAACTTATTGCTGACCCTGACAAGGGAAGAGCTTCTTGCCTGGAAGTtctcacccttgctaaactcCCTGCCCTCCAAACAATTCTTATTGGATCTTCGCCCCATCACTTTCGCAACCTCCTAGAAATAACAGTATCCCACTGCCAAAAATTGCTTGACATCACCTGGGTTCTGAAGCTGGATGCACTTGAGAAGCTTTCTATCTGTCATTGCCACGAATTGGAGCAAGTTGTTCAAGAAACAGTCAACGAGGGCAATAGGAGAGGGGGCATTGAGCACAGCACAATTCTGAGATCTGGAAGAATAAATGGTTTCTCTGAAGAACAGGAGATACATGGTATGGTAGAAGGTGCAAATAATCAACATGTAAATGGCTATCAGAACAAGATGGAGAATGAGTGGATCAAGGGCATGCATCATGTGGACTTCCCAAAACTGAGAACAATGGTCCTGACAGACCTGCCGAAGCTAACGGCGATATGCAATCCAAGAGACTTCCCTTATCTTGAGATTATTAGAGTGGAGGGTTGCCCACGTTTGACAACACTTCCACTGGGTCAAATGTATGACTGCCCAAAACTAAAGCAGATTTGTGGTTCATATGACTGGTGGGAGAAGCTAGAGTGGAATGTCAAGGAGATAATGGAAAATAAGTATTTCACCCCCATCAAAGATGGAGACTAG